Proteins encoded within one genomic window of Bacillus sp. 1NLA3E:
- the uca gene encoding urea carboxylase, with amino-acid sequence MFRKILIANRGAIAVRIERTLQRIGIKSVAVYTKADQDSLHVDLADEAILIGEGAAKDSYLNADLILRTALDTGADAIHPGYGFLSENAAFARACSDHGITFIGPTPEQMELFGLKHSAREIAVKAGVPLLPGSPLITDLSIALSEAERIGYPVMLKSTAGGGGIGMRVCADELSLREAFDSVCRLAETNFNNGGVFLEKYIKKARHVEVQIFGNEYGEVAALGERDCSIQRRNQKVVEESPAPCLSPSVREEMQTAAKRLALEVGYRSAGTVEFLYDPVAERFYFLEVNTRLQVEHGVTEEVLNIDLVEWMVREAAGKLRSLDSLFSTPKGHSIQARIYAEDCLNDFRPSGGQLDQVYFSEKARIETWVRDGLTVTSHYDPMLAKIIVHADSREAALDQLTAALENTRLYGITTNLQYLQALLHEDDCRSGNVHTQMLKGFSPNERAIEVLDGGIQTTVQDYPGRVGHWDVGVPPCGPMDPFSFRIGNKLLGNKTSAAGLELTLRGGSYLFRGDTVFCLTGADMNAQLDKTDVPLYKVITAKRGQMLTFGEAAQGMRTYFLVAGGLDMPLHLGSASTFTLGGFGGHGGRALRTGDVLQVNPSNSTTLTKRDAKKLSSLVLPVNKRPILMKEWTIGVILGPHCTAEFLLPDYLMQLVETSWEVHFNSSRTGVRLIGPAPLWTREDGGEAGLHPSNIHDNAYAIGTLDLTGDMPILLGPDGPSLGGFVCPVTTASAEFWKIGQLHAGDRIRFQLLTLEEANKMRQVQEQFLEAIGTNGQEIPALPSLPAESVQLAPNYPILVQRSDSRFPITIRAAGDEHVLIEYGEMELDLLLRFQVHALMEAIKDHSDIPILDLTPGIRSLQVHIDSAKMSISSLCTIIEAIDRSLPALEEIEVPSRIVRLPLSWDDPATQLAIDRYQQNVRPDAPWCPSNLEFIRRVNGLKDLDDVKRIVFDANYLVLGLGDVYLGAPVATPIDPRHRLVTTKYNPARTWTPENAVGIGGAYMCVYGMEGPGGYQFVGRTVQVWNRLRETESFQDGKPWLLRFFDQIQFYPVSADELLKMREDFLRGRFEIDITETTFKLGDYLAFLDSIKDSADDFRKTQQAAFHAERESWRELGLAEYVSEHEVTETIEEVLPEGVEAVRCTMPGSVWKVLVSAGDEVKKGETLIIEESMKMEFPQAAPCDGFIEMVYVSPGDEVHAGQLIVSIKKEKARCIA; translated from the coding sequence ATGTTTAGAAAAATATTAATCGCCAACCGCGGTGCCATCGCCGTGCGAATTGAAAGAACATTACAGCGGATCGGCATCAAATCAGTCGCTGTTTATACAAAAGCCGACCAAGACAGCCTCCACGTTGACCTTGCCGACGAAGCGATTTTGATTGGTGAAGGTGCAGCAAAAGATAGCTATTTAAATGCAGACCTTATTTTAAGGACTGCTCTTGATACCGGAGCAGATGCCATCCATCCTGGTTATGGATTTCTAAGCGAAAATGCGGCCTTTGCCCGTGCCTGCAGTGACCACGGCATCACCTTTATTGGTCCAACACCGGAACAGATGGAATTATTCGGATTAAAACACTCTGCGCGTGAGATTGCCGTAAAAGCAGGTGTCCCGCTGTTACCTGGCTCTCCTCTCATTACTGATTTAAGCATTGCCTTATCGGAAGCGGAACGGATTGGGTATCCAGTCATGCTAAAAAGTACAGCTGGAGGTGGTGGGATCGGTATGCGCGTCTGTGCGGATGAATTATCTCTTCGTGAGGCATTCGACTCCGTCTGCCGGCTTGCAGAAACCAACTTTAACAACGGTGGCGTCTTTTTAGAAAAATACATTAAAAAAGCACGGCACGTGGAAGTTCAGATTTTTGGGAACGAATATGGTGAAGTGGCGGCGCTTGGTGAGCGCGATTGTTCGATTCAACGTCGTAATCAAAAAGTGGTCGAAGAAAGTCCGGCTCCTTGCTTATCCCCTTCAGTCCGTGAAGAGATGCAGACTGCTGCGAAACGATTGGCGCTGGAGGTTGGGTATCGCAGTGCTGGTACAGTTGAATTTTTATATGATCCGGTGGCTGAACGTTTTTACTTTTTAGAAGTTAACACTCGTCTTCAAGTGGAGCATGGTGTGACGGAAGAAGTATTAAACATCGATCTAGTCGAGTGGATGGTTCGGGAAGCAGCCGGAAAACTTCGCTCCCTTGATAGCCTTTTTTCCACTCCAAAAGGTCACAGCATTCAAGCACGAATTTATGCGGAAGACTGCCTTAATGATTTCCGCCCAAGCGGTGGACAGCTGGATCAGGTTTATTTTTCCGAAAAAGCAAGAATTGAAACTTGGGTTCGCGATGGACTTACAGTTACCTCTCATTATGATCCGATGCTAGCCAAAATTATTGTTCATGCAGACAGCCGTGAGGCCGCGCTTGATCAATTAACAGCAGCACTCGAAAATACTCGTTTGTATGGTATTACAACGAATCTACAATATTTACAAGCTCTTTTGCATGAGGATGACTGTCGGTCCGGAAATGTGCACACGCAGATGCTAAAAGGATTTTCGCCAAATGAACGGGCGATTGAAGTGCTTGATGGCGGCATCCAGACAACCGTCCAAGACTATCCAGGACGCGTCGGACATTGGGATGTGGGCGTGCCTCCTTGTGGTCCGATGGATCCCTTCTCCTTCCGCATTGGTAACAAACTTCTTGGCAATAAGACTAGCGCTGCTGGTCTTGAATTAACCCTTCGCGGTGGCTCATATCTTTTTCGTGGAGATACAGTATTTTGCCTGACGGGTGCCGATATGAATGCCCAACTTGACAAAACGGATGTACCACTGTACAAAGTGATCACCGCAAAACGTGGTCAAATGTTAACATTCGGAGAAGCTGCCCAAGGGATGCGCACTTATTTCCTTGTAGCTGGAGGATTGGATATGCCGCTTCATCTCGGCAGTGCTTCTACCTTTACATTAGGCGGATTTGGTGGCCACGGCGGCCGAGCACTTCGAACAGGAGATGTTTTACAAGTAAATCCAAGCAATTCAACAACTTTAACAAAACGTGATGCGAAGAAACTTTCTTCACTGGTACTCCCGGTCAATAAGCGTCCTATATTAATGAAGGAATGGACAATCGGTGTAATACTTGGACCGCATTGTACAGCAGAATTTTTATTGCCAGACTATTTAATGCAACTGGTCGAAACAAGCTGGGAAGTGCATTTTAACAGCTCGCGAACTGGTGTCCGCTTAATTGGTCCTGCCCCACTTTGGACTCGTGAAGATGGCGGTGAAGCTGGATTGCATCCATCCAATATTCATGATAATGCTTATGCAATCGGTACACTTGATTTAACTGGTGATATGCCGATTTTACTTGGTCCGGATGGCCCGAGTCTTGGCGGTTTCGTTTGCCCGGTCACGACTGCTTCAGCTGAATTCTGGAAGATCGGCCAGCTCCATGCCGGTGACCGAATTCGTTTCCAGCTTCTAACCCTTGAAGAAGCAAATAAAATGCGTCAGGTACAGGAGCAATTTTTGGAGGCAATCGGAACTAATGGTCAAGAAATACCTGCCCTCCCTTCCTTACCAGCAGAATCAGTACAACTAGCACCCAACTATCCAATCCTTGTTCAACGTTCAGACAGTCGCTTCCCAATAACGATTCGAGCTGCGGGTGACGAACATGTGTTGATTGAATATGGTGAAATGGAGCTCGATCTCTTGCTTCGTTTTCAAGTGCATGCATTAATGGAAGCCATTAAAGACCATTCTGATATTCCGATTCTTGATTTAACACCAGGCATTCGGTCCTTACAAGTTCATATAGATTCAGCAAAAATGTCGATTTCATCCCTATGCACGATCATTGAAGCAATCGATCGGAGCCTCCCAGCGCTAGAAGAAATTGAAGTTCCATCGAGAATCGTTCGTCTCCCGCTATCTTGGGATGACCCGGCAACTCAACTTGCCATTGACCGTTATCAACAAAATGTGCGACCTGACGCACCTTGGTGCCCAAGCAATCTTGAATTTATCCGTCGTGTTAATGGTCTAAAAGATCTTGATGATGTAAAAAGAATTGTTTTTGACGCAAACTACCTTGTCCTTGGTCTCGGCGATGTATATCTCGGTGCACCTGTGGCGACCCCAATTGATCCGCGCCACCGTTTAGTGACAACAAAATATAATCCAGCCCGAACTTGGACACCAGAAAATGCTGTCGGTATTGGGGGTGCCTATATGTGCGTGTATGGCATGGAAGGTCCTGGAGGTTATCAATTTGTTGGTCGAACCGTTCAAGTTTGGAACCGTCTCCGAGAAACCGAAAGCTTTCAAGATGGTAAACCTTGGCTACTCCGTTTCTTTGACCAAATACAATTTTATCCGGTCTCTGCGGATGAATTGCTCAAGATGCGAGAAGATTTTCTGCGCGGCCGATTTGAAATTGATATTACCGAAACGACCTTTAAACTTGGTGACTATTTAGCCTTTTTGGATTCCATTAAGGATAGCGCAGATGACTTTCGAAAAACGCAGCAAGCTGCCTTTCATGCTGAACGTGAAAGCTGGCGCGAACTGGGCCTCGCAGAATATGTTTCGGAGCATGAAGTGACAGAAACAATAGAAGAAGTGTTACCAGAAGGGGTCGAAGCAGTTCGTTGTACAATGCCGGGGAGTGTTTGGAAAGTACTCGTTTCAGCTGGTGACGAAGTGAAGAAGGGCGAAACATTAATTATTGAAGAAAGCATGAAAATGGAGTTTCCGCAGGCCGCTCCATGCGATGGATTTATTGAGATGGTCTATGTATCCCCGGGTGATGAAGTCCATGCCGGGCAGTTGATTGTTTCGATTAAAAAAGAAAAAGCGAGGTGCATCGCATGA
- a CDS encoding urea amidolyase associated protein UAAP2 yields MAVLNHVVSERKIENAIYNQTVLAGDGWTYTLEPGQVLRIVDLGGNQAADTLFYDANQPSNHYSAVNTIQRQGNVYLSTGSVLVSESGKELVKIVADTCGRHDTIGGACSAQSNTVRYSHDTLPMHNCRDTFMLQLSKYDSRFTKRDLAPNVNFFMNVPVTPDGGLTFEDGVSAPGYYVEMQAVNWTIVLISNCPQLNNPCNAYNPTPIQLLIWNN; encoded by the coding sequence ATGGCTGTTCTAAATCATGTTGTTAGCGAACGAAAAATTGAAAATGCAATTTATAATCAAACCGTACTCGCCGGTGACGGCTGGACATACACACTTGAACCTGGTCAGGTGCTCCGAATTGTTGATTTAGGAGGAAATCAGGCAGCCGATACTCTGTTTTATGACGCCAATCAGCCTTCCAACCATTACAGTGCCGTAAACACAATTCAACGCCAAGGAAACGTTTATTTGTCAACCGGCTCCGTCCTGGTATCTGAATCTGGAAAAGAACTAGTCAAAATTGTCGCTGATACTTGCGGACGCCACGATACAATTGGCGGTGCTTGCTCCGCGCAAAGTAACACAGTGCGATATTCACACGATACGCTACCAATGCATAACTGTCGCGATACATTTATGCTGCAATTATCCAAGTACGACAGCCGCTTCACAAAACGAGATCTCGCTCCAAATGTCAATTTTTTCATGAACGTCCCGGTAACTCCAGACGGCGGTCTGACATTTGAAGACGGCGTGTCAGCACCTGGCTATTATGTAGAAATGCAGGCTGTAAATTGGACCATCGTGTTAATCAGTAATTGTCCACAACTAAACAACCCTTGTAATGCGTATAACCCTACGCCAATACAGCTATTAATCTGGAATAACTAA
- a CDS encoding urea amidolyase associated protein UAAP1 → MNTISASTTLSKTIPAGGKWSSRIKRGKKLTFTALEDGANVSLLLYNANDTAERYNMPDTLKAQYTAHLTTGNVLMSDNGRVLVSLIEDTLGWHDTISGYATRRLIDERYGKSTYQEQRNDWYRSGEENFAVELFRNGLTSRDLGPVVNLFSKVYCDSEGDMHFVFGNAKKGDTITLRTEMDVLILISNTPNPLDPSSTYPSVPIKLSITDAEPIQEDDICLNHRSENRRAFENTWENEMLTKGGTR, encoded by the coding sequence ATGAACACAATTTCAGCTTCTACTACTCTATCCAAAACTATACCTGCTGGTGGAAAATGGTCAAGCCGCATCAAAAGAGGTAAAAAATTAACCTTTACCGCATTGGAAGATGGTGCTAATGTTTCCCTACTTTTATATAACGCAAACGATACGGCAGAGCGCTATAACATGCCAGATACACTGAAAGCCCAGTATACTGCCCATCTAACAACAGGAAATGTTCTCATGAGTGATAACGGCAGAGTACTTGTCAGCTTGATTGAAGACACACTTGGCTGGCACGATACGATCTCAGGCTACGCAACACGTAGGCTTATTGATGAAAGGTACGGCAAGAGTACCTACCAAGAGCAGCGCAATGATTGGTACCGTAGCGGTGAAGAAAATTTCGCTGTTGAACTTTTCCGAAACGGATTAACCTCTCGCGACCTTGGGCCTGTCGTTAATTTATTTTCGAAAGTGTATTGCGATTCTGAGGGTGACATGCATTTTGTCTTCGGGAACGCCAAAAAGGGCGATACGATCACACTAAGAACCGAGATGGATGTCCTAATCCTTATATCCAATACACCAAACCCGCTGGATCCAAGCAGTACTTATCCATCAGTGCCTATTAAACTATCGATTACCGATGCAGAACCTATCCAGGAAGATGATATTTGTTTGAATCATCGTTCGGAAAATCGCCGTGCTTTTGAAAATACATGGGAAAACGAAATGCTCACTAAAGGAGGAACTCGATAA
- a CDS encoding amino acid permease: MDKQPTLVKSLKLHQVVFMGLAWMTPMIFFTVYGVAHQAASGMMAAAYAIAFIAIFFTAYSYSHMVKAYPISGSAYTYTKKAIHPKAGFLVGWALLLDYLFSPIIAILTFGIFMNTEFPAVPIFVWIIIMNIVLAIVNIVGIKSVAQVSGVSVLFQIGFILVFCILIAIDILTGDTSANSLFSLTPFFGDNVSLGAVFSGAALICFCFLGFDAVTTMSEETIDAKRTIPKAIFLIVLIAATMYIAISYLTQIAYPNFTFTNPDNAAYSLVQLVGDNLLSSIFITVLMFATFTQGVSSVTSVSRFLYALGREGIISKKLFTSLHPKYKTPVANILFIAVISMSAVFINLDTAVMFVSFGALTAFTFVNLSVIAHYYVKLKKRSPIETFLYLIFPLIGAGFIGWLLTLLDKHTLTIGIIWVAAGFIYIIAKTKWSKGRTKKLALSAIKTIQ, translated from the coding sequence ATGGACAAACAACCCACCTTAGTCAAATCACTAAAACTACATCAGGTGGTCTTTATGGGGCTTGCATGGATGACACCGATGATCTTTTTTACGGTTTATGGTGTAGCACATCAAGCAGCAAGCGGAATGATGGCAGCCGCTTATGCCATTGCTTTTATCGCCATCTTCTTTACAGCCTATAGTTACAGCCACATGGTAAAGGCTTATCCGATTTCAGGGTCTGCTTATACATATACGAAAAAAGCAATCCACCCGAAAGCAGGCTTTCTGGTTGGATGGGCGCTTCTTTTGGATTATCTCTTCTCCCCTATTATTGCCATTCTAACATTTGGGATTTTCATGAATACGGAATTTCCTGCAGTTCCAATATTTGTATGGATAATTATTATGAATATCGTTCTCGCAATCGTCAATATCGTTGGCATAAAGTCAGTTGCCCAAGTAAGCGGTGTGTCTGTATTGTTTCAAATAGGTTTTATCCTTGTTTTTTGTATACTGATTGCAATAGATATTTTGACTGGTGACACGAGTGCAAATTCATTATTTTCTTTGACTCCTTTCTTCGGAGATAACGTTTCACTTGGCGCGGTATTTTCTGGAGCAGCACTAATATGTTTTTGTTTTCTCGGCTTTGATGCAGTGACAACGATGTCGGAAGAGACAATTGATGCTAAAAGGACGATTCCTAAAGCAATTTTTCTGATTGTTTTGATAGCTGCTACTATGTATATTGCGATTTCATATTTAACACAAATTGCCTATCCTAATTTCACTTTTACGAATCCAGATAATGCAGCTTACAGCCTCGTGCAACTCGTTGGTGACAACTTACTTAGCTCGATCTTTATCACGGTACTGATGTTCGCAACCTTTACACAAGGCGTTTCTTCCGTGACAAGTGTCAGCCGCTTCCTATATGCACTTGGGCGAGAAGGAATTATTTCGAAAAAACTGTTTACATCGCTTCATCCGAAATACAAAACACCTGTTGCCAACATTTTATTCATTGCTGTCATTTCAATGTCAGCCGTGTTTATTAATTTGGATACAGCCGTTATGTTTGTCAGCTTCGGCGCACTAACTGCTTTTACGTTTGTTAATCTTTCGGTAATTGCACATTACTATGTCAAATTAAAAAAACGCTCACCGATAGAAACGTTCTTATATTTGATCTTCCCTCTCATCGGTGCTGGATTTATCGGCTGGTTGCTTACCTTGCTTGACAAGCATACGCTGACAATCGGGATCATCTGGGTCGCAGCCGGCTTTATATACATTATTGCCAAAACTAAATGGTCTAAAGGAAGAACAAAAAAACTTGCGCTATCAGCCATTAAAACAATCCAATAA